TTTATGTGGGGCCCATTTTTTGTTACACTTAGTATACTATGTATAAGTTTAAAAAAAGGTTCCGTGAAATGAAAAAGattgatcttttctttaaaattaaaaagtataGAGAAGAAAGATTTGCAATTGCTTTGATTTCTGCCAAGAAAATTGCACTTGAAATGAATATCGAACCCGAATTTCATAAAAAAATATAAGATATATAGGAAGTAACAATTTGATAAGAATGTTGATAATAAAATATCAAAATCTTTCGAAGAATCCTTTGGAGTTGATTACTTTATATATAGTAGACAAGGCTATTTTTTttacttcaaaatagatttgaataATTTGAAGCatgtaaaaatatttttggttttctatttagCGGTAAAACTTAAGATCACTGGatgatgaaaatttaaaaaatattgtcgtaatcttgaatgttccttaaagcataataatcaatggtttaaatttattttcgaaattatttaattaaaacacTCAGTCAAATAAACAGATTTGATTCTTTTTCCAATGCCTATATTACTTATGGAATAATGTTAATAACTCTTGTTTCCGTCGCTTAAGCGAaaagaaattttcaaaatttaaattgATAAAATCTCACCTAAGACCAACAATCTCTCAAGAAAGGTTAAATAGATTAGTTATATTGTCAATGAATAAAGACTTATTTGGAGTTattgattataagaaaattattaataactttgtatCTAAGAAATGCTAGaaaaatagacttcaaataaataaataatttttttctttaaaaaaaaagttaAGACACATCGTAAAGTTTGGCTTTGGGCCACAAAACTTGTTGGGCCGCACTTGATTATGAGCCAAGTGCTTGTAAGCGAAATAGTTATAGCAGTTTGAAATATCTAATATAATCTAATTAGCGTAATAATATGTTCCGAGTAGCAAAGAAATTAGTAGAAAATAAGACAATATAATTATATTGGCGTGACAAAGAAATTAAGTTTTGCCAGTACTGAGTAGTTGTGATAGAATGATCAACCATTAGCCTCCCTCTGATAAggcaatttattttaaaatgaaattcGTGACTTGATGCTCATGTTTGACCAGAAGAAGAAGTTGAAGAGTAGTGTACATGTCCAGCTTCAAGAGCAGAAGGTGTAATTTCCGAAGTTTTATTAGTATGCAACTTATGTGATTCTTCTAACTCTTTCTTTGTCCTTATAATATCATCTTTTTCATGGAAATCTTCTTCTACAGAGAGTACCACAGTCTTAGGTTTTCCATGAGGGCCTTGAACAATTGCTTCCTTAATTCTCAAATGCTCATCAATATGCatcacttctttttcttcaactactgttgtcttcttctttttcttcaagtaGCAGCAGAAAGAAAGTATTGCTAGGCCAAGTAAAATGCAACCGAACGTCGAGAAAACAAATATTATTATGATATAACTGTGAGGGGGTGATGGTGGTGGTGGAACAAATGGTGGAGGATGAGGACGAggcggaggaggaggaggagggtgGGGTTTTGGTGGTGGAGAGATGGGATGAGGAGGAGGGAAATGTGAAAATGGGAAGTTATTCACATTGTTAGCCATAGTTATAATCTTGGGAAGTTAATATGAAGCCTTTTGATGTTGTGATGAAGAGAAGTACTATAACTCTGCTTATTTATGAGGGTGGAATTttaagtttttcttttttctttctctatCTGTCTCTCTCTTggtctttttttttctctttttaatttagGTAATGCTTCCAAGTAAGAAGAGACTTGGCTCTCATGTGAAGATTTATGAAGACTTAATATTTATGTTTTGATTGAAGTAGAAAACACTTTTTCTTTAGCTGTTAAGTGATCTAGTGTCCTACACCACAAGACGGGGACATTGACAAGAAAGGTTTAGAGAGCTTCTATTCTATAGGGTAGAGTTGCACCATACTCTTTTAGCCCCAAAGCAAAAATACAGAGAAAAACAATTTTACATATTCTATTCTATAGGGTAGAGTTGTGCCAGATTCTTGTAGCCCCGTAGAAAAATGACAGAAAGACATCAGTGTACCGTTAAAACGGATTCTCAATCATAATGgccggtcgagacaatgacgtttcaattgAAGAACATTCACatgacaagctcggacgaattccgaagtagggaCGTCGAGCTTCGCGCTATaaacggcaaaactcgatatcattatcgagcccgtgttCGAATCGAACTACGGGGCAACACCGATCGATAcgggccccgaatatcgatgccccaaggcagaaccgagctcgaaccaagactgggggttcgacctaacaccgagctcgagccagtgccaagctcgcagacaagaaccgttacaaccgcaccgagggaaagaatcttggcgagaatcaaggaagagacaaaccatcatgggtcctctaCTATATGTATTagtttattatgttgttatagataaagcagttatcatctactataaaaagggggatagactgcaatagaggcAAGTtctccaagatacattaagatttcattgtgcttgtttttctaattcatttcagtcttcccgtccatcattcccattttatagcaaaaatacatgtattgtcattttgtatcaaagggattcgcatacccttagaaccacatctaaatttaatattatccgatttttcgggtaaacagtttggcgcccaccgtggggctaagggtaacagtgattgtttgatataaatctacaatacactccagcttacaacttcaaaatggctctacctatcgacctcgaagccggccttcaagatgaaaccaacaacttggcgcccggggccggaaggctaccTGACGACGGtaaacgaggctcgaatcgaagaacccgaaattcgagccgaagtaccattggatatcaattcacaaatagctctaaaagcgaatcagcgttctgaaccggaaagaagcgtttagggcggtgctcgacccatagcccgagacacctacaACACGGGAGAAATCGGGTTCAGCTtgtgtatgattttcgaaatgttacaagcccaacaaacagcgatagctcagttgcagagccgaactcatatgcaaagagggccgaactccaatccgcttcttcgagaagtcacccccagaacagagcccgccgtagtgaaat
This region of Nicotiana tomentosiformis chromosome 4, ASM39032v3, whole genome shotgun sequence genomic DNA includes:
- the LOC104093281 gene encoding protein TRACHEARY ELEMENT DIFFERENTIATION-RELATED 6-like, encoding MANNVNNFPFSHFPPPHPISPPPKPHPPPPPPPRPHPPPFVPPPPSPPHSYIIIIFVFSTFGCILLGLAILSFCCYLKKKKKTTVVEEKEVMHIDEHLRIKEAIVQGPHGKPKTVVLSVEEDFHEKDDIIRTKKELEESHKLHTNKTSEITPSALEAGHVHYSSTSSSGQT